A part of Pseudanabaena sp. BC1403 genomic DNA contains:
- a CDS encoding XisH family protein: protein MSARDIFHNAVKIALEKDGWTITHDPLSLEFGLGSLYVDLGAERIIAAERRNEKIAIEIKSFLSGSAVSEFHTALGQYLNYRLLMQEQYTEYKLYLAIPLSTYDSFFQLPFIQMTIQQYQLKLAIYLPEEEEIVKWQS from the coding sequence ATGTCTGCACGCGATATTTTTCATAATGCTGTCAAGATTGCTTTAGAAAAAGATGGTTGGACAATAACTCATGATCCTCTTTCACTTGAGTTTGGTTTAGGTTCTCTCTATGTGGATTTGGGGGCAGAACGAATAATTGCGGCAGAACGTAGAAACGAAAAAATTGCTATTGAGATAAAAAGCTTTTTAAGTGGGTCAGCAGTTTCAGAGTTTCATACAGCGCTGGGACAATATCTTAACTATCGTCTATTGATGCAAGAACAATATACAGAATACAAATTGTATTTGGCTATTCCCTTGAGCACCTATGACTCATTTTTTCAACTTCCATTTATCCAAATGACAATTCAGCAATATCAACTCAAATTGGCAATTTATTTACCTGAAGAGGAGGAAATTGTAAAATGGCAAAGCTAA
- a CDS encoding amino acid ABC transporter ATP-binding protein, with translation MQETLASNPSMTEPMIVAQDVHKWYGSFHVLKGVNLTVNRGEVVVIMGPSGSGKSTFARTFNALEEYQQGKIFIDGIELSPENHRNIDAIRREVGMVFQQFNLFPHLTVFQNITLAPSWVRKWSKTKASEVATQLLERVGISQQAHKYPLQLSGGQQQRVAIARALAMQPKIMLFDEPTSSLDPEMVREVLDVMRSLADSGMTMVVVTHEVGFAREVADRIVFMDGGVIVEEATPEEFFQNPKEERTKKFLSQIL, from the coding sequence ATGCAAGAAACATTAGCTTCAAATCCATCCATGACTGAGCCGATGATTGTCGCCCAAGACGTGCATAAGTGGTATGGCAGTTTTCATGTGCTTAAGGGCGTGAACCTGACGGTAAATCGTGGCGAAGTGGTAGTAATTATGGGGCCATCTGGCTCAGGTAAATCCACGTTTGCGCGAACCTTTAATGCCTTAGAAGAATATCAGCAGGGCAAAATATTTATCGATGGTATTGAGCTATCACCAGAGAACCATCGCAATATCGATGCTATCCGCCGCGAAGTGGGCATGGTATTTCAGCAGTTCAATCTTTTCCCTCATCTCACGGTTTTCCAAAATATTACTCTCGCGCCTTCATGGGTGCGTAAATGGTCAAAGACTAAGGCTTCAGAAGTTGCTACGCAGTTACTAGAGCGAGTTGGCATTTCGCAACAGGCTCACAAGTATCCATTACAGCTATCAGGTGGTCAGCAGCAACGAGTTGCGATCGCGAGAGCATTGGCAATGCAACCAAAAATTATGCTCTTTGATGAGCCGACTTCTTCCCTCGATCCTGAGATGGTACGTGAAGTATTGGATGTGATGCGATCGCTAGCGGATTCAGGAATGACGATGGTGGTAGTAACGCATGAAGTGGGCTTTGCCCGTGAAGTTGCCGATCGCATTGTATTTATGGATGGTGGTGTGATTGTCGAGGAGGCTACTCCAGAGGAGTTTTTCCAAAATCCTAAAGAAGAGCGCACAAAGAAGTTCTTGTCACAGATTTTGTAG